TATCcataacaaatattttcatttgtggaAGTTGAGGAGTGTTAAAAATCAACATAAATCCTTAATGGAGTTCCTTTGAAATAACATCACAGATGACAAATGGCAGTCGACACAATTTCAATTGAACATGCTAAACATCAAGATGCACTTTGTTGTGCTGGACTTTGAAAGATGTAAAAGTGGAAGAAAGTATAATAGCCTACTATTAATTTCCAagcgcaaataaataaataaaataataataataaaaaaaaaaaaaataataataaaaataatttaattaaaaataaataaataaaagatatcaTTCGCTCACCTGGAGCTTGTACAAAAGAGTTGCAGATAGTGCAAGCATAACCAACGTTGTCACAATTATGTTGtatatttcctttaaaaaaagacaaattataaaAGAAGGACGTAAAAGCTCATGCAGATAGTATCGCTATTATTTTACACAAGCCTCATTTATAGAACAGATCATCCTATACTCCCACCTAGTGTAATAAAGTTGCATTTACCACTGAAGTCCATTTTAGCTGCAGATTGTGGTATAAACTGTGGAAACAAACGTACAAGTAGATGTTTTCGAAAAATCACACATGGTttctgaaatataacaaaaacatttcattcttCCGTTATTGGTTGATATATTGTGTAGCATTTGGACCAGTCAGAGACATATTATATTTAAGGAATAATCCAGCAAACCCCTTaccaaaaaacaaagcaaaaaactgTGTTACAGTTCTGTGAACAACCCCCAAAGAGCAACTAACACCCCAAAAAtgcagaacaggcctctggtaACCATGGAAAGCAAGAAACAGAAACTCCTATCCAATTATTAAGGAATAATTAATAAACCCCACATATATTTGTTGGTCCTGCATGTTATTTACCTGTGTCCACAGAATGCATACATGTGTATAAAGTATGTTAACGCTGATAAAAGGGACAGAGCACACATGAACAAAACACAAGCCATTGGGCACCTTACCTGCCCAGGAAGGGATGTATCATCTGTGTAATGGGAGTGTGTATGATGCTTCTTTTGTGCCAAGAGCATCAAAGAGGGGAATGTAAGAAACTACAGACTGCCCTAACCCAGATTTCACTCCACAATAGATCTTTGATCATGCTCATTTCCCAAAATGGCTTAAATATAGAGAAGAAGAATGCCAacagttattttgttttctaGATTATTTGAGATGATCACATCCTGAGCAACATAATGGTGCCTAATTGTAGAATGGGAATGGGATTGGGACACTAGAACCATCTCAGGCAATTAGGTGTCAAAACTTCATTAACATACAGACCACAGCTGTTATAGCAGGAATAACTTCATCTATATTGAGGGTAGTAAACTGTAATTGTATAAAAGGTTTGATCCTAGGATGTTCAGGGTTCATTCCGACTCCATTGAACCCAATGCTACACTGCACGAAAGTACTAGAACTGCTATTAGCCAGttgaataaacaaaaattaagtaaatttcaAGTATAAGTCAACTCAGattatgctaaccctgaaacaaaattcagaactaccaaattttactataagtttgattgcatcatataataattgctgttaatagtgttcatcgtctgtttatgtctttaattgatttttctgtacatttctgccatatgtacatgaTCTGACAGTCACCTCACCACTGATAAACTaccactaaatattgtagaaacttaattttctgtaaagctgatttgcaatgatttgtatcgtaaaaaagcgctatacaaataaacttgaatttaattgaagtcgtcacctttatttatatggcGCTTTTAACATTAAAGATTGTGACAAAGcgactgaacagcattaaataggaaatagtgtgtcaataaagcaagttcatcattgaattcagtgatgtcatcatccagctcagttcagtttaaatagtatctgtgcaatcaagtcagcaAAATCGCTggtaattaagtgtccccaactaagcaagccagaggcaacagcagcaacgaaccaaaactccatcagtgacgaaaccagcagtttaaaGAGTGTCCTATGATTTGGCTACATTGTTCTGCTTGCTGCTGCAtggacacaaatatatataaacatgttagCTGTTAACATAACAAATAACTTTATAGTTTATagaaacattacttttttttttaagatgacagGAAGTAATTTCATAATTGAACTTTATCACTGAAACAAACTGAATCTGAACTGATTTattgttattagtagtagtagtttctTTATACTttacacaagtaaaaaaaaaacatattttcagatttatttgtgAGTTGCTTTTTCTTTTCAGACAAATCATTCGGTGGTATATGCAagataactttttatttatttatttatttttacttgtaaGAGTAAAATAGGGCAACTATAAGGCAACAAAATGCTGCTGCTTTATCATTTTATCAAGCAGTAAAATTGTAGATACTCTAAATAACTTGTATCAAATAATAATGAAACCATATAATGGATATGGATTCTATACATAAAGTGACGAAATTGGTTACAAAACATAAATtgaattttcattatatttattctttttatacaCACAGTGAAACAATCAATAATAACAGAAtggttttcttgtaaaaaaaaaaattgtctttgcatCACTGATGTGTTGATCTTCTGATTAGTTCTGATTAATTCAGAATGTAAagcactataaataaataaataaaagtaaacataaaataaaaaaataaataatattaacattcaTATCAAACACAAAATGCCTCTTAATCAAAAGACCACAGCTAGTCTCACCACCAGTGACACCACAACACATAATATAGTGTCAATATTTTTAAGCTTTGTGTTATGGTTACTTAAAGTGCATAAAGGCAGAAACCAAATTAATGGTGAGTCACATTAGCATGTATCTTCTCATCAAGCATGTGTTTTTATGGCCATGATGAATCTTTAAATATAATCATTGAATACTTGTACTTTAATTTCTAGTTCTCtatttttctataaaaacataCATCTGATTTTAATTAAAGCTGCAGTTCTGATTAAAATTCTACGAAGAAACCAACTGACGGTTTGAATGGAATTACTCtaaaacaaacttttttctttaagaaaaagGCAGAGGTACTATAAGCTACACATCAGTGTGGTACACTACAAATAACAGAAAATGATACCATCAATTTATGTATCAAACTCAGAATAACTGCATTAGTACTGAAGGCTCTCAAAGACAAGGAAATAACATTTATCCTTTGTCCAAAACACAACATGATCTCTGGTGCCAAAGCCATTCCAGTATGGCATCTTTAAGAACTAACTAACagctcttttttttctcagatttcaCTATTGTGTAATTGCAATCTCAACATGGCGATGAGGACATCTGATCATAGTCAGGACATTTGAGAAGGGCAGGGTAGCTTGAATTCATCTGGAGAGATGCTTCACTGGAGAAGTCTGAGGGGCTGCGTCCACGAGCCCTGGCATCTGGATGCAAGAACTGGCCAGAATAGTCAGAACAGTTGCTGAGGCGAGGTCGGTAGAAACCCGGATGTGGTCTGTACATCTCCTCTGCAGTGTACCGCTTCATAAACAGGTAGACAGACATTACACCTGCCACCTGGAGGTGGCACAAACAGAGGGAGATTGAAGAGCATGTGAAATTAATGAATACAACAATTGTTACAGAATAAATGAATTCATATTATTCAAAGTGAGAGAATTTTCTAATGGTAATAATTTGCATGAAACACAAAAATCAAATTCTAAGGCTTTCTGCACCTCAGCAGGTGCAGTGACCTGAAGTCCAGCCATTGGCCACCGGCCAGATTTCAAAGTTAAAATTTTTACACAATTCCATGTATTGCTTAATGTCAGACCACATCCCAGGCCTGAATGCTACATTCTGAATTCTCTTACAGGTTTTGTAAATCTTTGCATAATCGATATACTCAAAGCAGTTCCTCCCATGTAATTCTCCCAAGGTTGTCTCTGTTAGCCAGTGGTATATAATCCTGCTTGTGGAAAGCCAATGTCCTGCAGACTTTAGCTctcgtgccttagacatatggaagaaacattggttcttgaatcagggcccagtgctgggagctcttggtcgccatgtaacgctagcgacagatgcgtccctcaccggttggggtgcggtcatgagtggccaccctgcccgcggtctgtggagcggtcaccatctgacatggcatatcaattgtctagaaatgctagctgtgtatcgagcattgagatacttcctcccagacctgagaggccgccatgtgttggtgctcaccgacaacacatcggtggtctcttacatcaaccaccagggaggtctgcgttcacgccccttgtacaagctggtataccagatcctcctgtggtcccaggacaaactcctctcattaagagcagtatatatttctgggagattgaatgtgggagcagacatgctgtcgagacaggggccgaggcccggggaatggatccTTCACCACGAGGTGGTGGAGCAGATATGGCAAATAttgctctgctcctgggagttctggCAAGAGGAcaccaggacggggtccgtctgttgttagtagccccgttctggccgggccgagtattgttcgcagatctgatctctctcctcgacggctctccgtgggagattctgatcaggacagatctactctctcaggtgcagggcaaaataattcacccccgcccggagttgtggaagttgtgggtgtagcccctgagggggcacagttcatagtttctggtctctcaaccgaggttgttgagaccctcctccaatccagagctccctctacgaggaaactgtacgccctgaggtggaaactcttcacctcatggtgcacaGACCAcaagcttgaccctgttaactgcccagttggtacagttcttgagtatctccaagccaggctctctgcggggttaacccaTTGCTGCTTActatgtccctttcaatggtcagtcagtgggtggacaccccctagttacacgtttcctccgcggtgcgctgaggctgaggtcTCCAGTACGGTCCTGTGTTCCCcactgggacttggttgtggttttagaggctctttgtaaagtacatttttaagtaatcaaaaacacaattgcaatgaaGAAACTGAAGTCCAGCCATTGGCCACTGGCCAGATTTCAAAGTTTTGCCATTTTTAAGCATTTAGCATTTTAGCATTCAGGCCTGAATGCTACATCCTGAAATCTCTTATAGGTTTTGTAAATCTTTGTATAATCAATATACTCAAAGCAGTTCCTCCCATGTCATTCTCCCAAGGTTGTCTCTGTTAGCCAGTGGTATACAATCCTGCTCGTGGAGAGCCAATGTCCTGCAGACTTTAGGTCCAACTTGCCCAAAACAAATGTGCCTGGATGTTTCTAGTAATCcttaagaccttgattagctggttaaGGCATGTTAATTTAAGATTGAAGTTAACTTGTGCAGGATAGTGGTTCTCCAGGAGCATGATCGATGACCCCTGACATATGTTGTAGAAAGGTGGCTGGGGCATTTTTAATCGCAAAGGGCATTCCATACAACAAAAAAGCACCATAGAATAGTGATGCGTGGGTCGAGTTTTTTCTAACCCACGGGTCccacttttatgaaattatttggcccaccccacaagtaaagtaaaatttctttacctGTCCCAATCCGACCCACGGGTTACCCTGGTTGTGTGGGTTTTAGTTGGATCTTAATTTAGAATAATTTTTAGTCCAGACACATTGGTAAATTAAGTATTATAAAATATGTGCACACAGATTTTCACACAGTTAATGAATGAGAgcactgtttttaatatttacacaaatatacaAAGATAATTGGAAGTTTTACCTCCGTAAGCAGGAAGGAGACTGCAGCAAATGCAAAAGACCATCCATATTTGTAACTGAAATAAGCTTCATTCGTTTTTGTTCTGTTTAGCATCTCATCATTAATACTGGATATATACAAGACCAGACCCACCACCAGGGACAGACCTGTAtcagaaataaagagaaaataagccaaaataaaataaagagggAGAGAGCGCTGTAGTGACACAAAATCGAATTGAATAAGATATTTGGCCTTTCAGagaactgtcactttaagagctgaaaACAGTATTTCTTGTGGAGACTTAGTCTTCCAAActtttttactgtaattattattagtttttattagttttttcttaTTCTGGTACTAAATTCTAGTACTCTGAATCATATTATAAAGAAGTATACTTTTCCCCAGCACCGTGACATGATTAATTCTtactggctatatatatatatatatatatatatatatatatatatatatatatatatatatatatatatatatactgaacacTGTTTAAACAAACACCCACCTGACAGGATGAAGAAGATTCCAGAGATGAAGGCCAGAATAGTGCGTTGAGGGCGGATGTGTCCAATATTACTCAGCACAAAGCCAATGAACATGAAGAATAGACTGACCAGTGGGAAAGGAGTAGCAGAGCAAATCATTTCTGtgaacaaaccaaaataaatcatTACAGATGATGGATACCTGATACTTCTATAACCTCTCACCATTAATgtagcaaataaaaaaatacaaacagcaaaaaagaatttcaataaaatattattattagcttTAATTTCCTCTGATTCCCTCTTGTGGACCCTAAAGTGCACGCACATACAGAACAAAATCATGTGAGTACATGCGAGGCTGGGTGTTCATATGAGGGTTTAAATGCCACTGATTCGTTGAGTAGATTAACACGAGGTATTATTGGAAATCAATTCCTGGTACTCAGACAAACTGGAAATCATTCAGCCATTTAGAGACCTCTGATACAATGACAGTGACATACATTTGCAAATGAAAAGAACCACAATATATAACACACTGCAAAATgggtacaaaaacaaacaaataaatgcatatttcattttcatatttcaaattCACATAAAAAGGTTCTAATTAATTCAAACAGGATTGTTTTCCCTTATACCAGGTTTATATGTTGCTGATGACTCTATATCTTTCCAGTGAAAAATTAATTATCCACGttataatgtttcaaaacagttgttttgttttactttcataTTTCATATGAAATATCAATTTTACATTCCAGGCATTCTTTTtgcaaatactgtaataatacaaTGACATTTTTGTATGAACAAGAAGTCCTACAACAAAACGCATGGTCCAGAAG
This is a stretch of genomic DNA from Carassius carassius chromosome 10, fCarCar2.1, whole genome shotgun sequence. It encodes these proteins:
- the LOC132151996 gene encoding voltage-dependent calcium channel gamma-5 subunit-like; the protein is MSLCGRKALTLLSSVFAVCSLGLLAIAVSTDYWLYLEEGVILPLNQSTEIRMSLHSGLWRVCFLAGEEKGRCFTIEYVMPMNVQMTSESTASVLKMICSATPFPLVSLFFMFIGFVLSNIGHIRPQRTILAFISGIFFILSGLSLVVGLVLYISSINDEMLNRTKTNEAYFSYKYGWSFAFAAVSFLLTEVAGVMSVYLFMKRYTAEEMYRPHPGFYRPRLSNCSDYSGQFLHPDARARGRSPSDFSSEASLQMNSSYPALLKCPDYDQMSSSPC